The following proteins are co-located in the Camelina sativa cultivar DH55 chromosome 12, Cs, whole genome shotgun sequence genome:
- the LOC104732351 gene encoding DNA (cytosine-5)-methyltransferase 2-like — translation MEKKAGKQKKRSVEWNDVSTTKRSKRAAACIDFKEKRIRISQKSATAKTKKHQIVEEEITAIKLTTSLESNGDQPRPNRRLTEFILHDSNGVPQPVEMLELDDIFIEGVILPLDEDNDKERGVKCQSFGRVENWTISGYDDGSPVIWISTDLADYDCLKPATSYKKMYNYFFEKAFACVAVYKNFSKNPDTSLDELLAAVVGSMNGREIFSSSAAIQDFVRYQGEFIYNQLIGLDETAQKHETSFAENHVLVSLRCESSIHQKGLSDVALRIDERKGMTSDQLVDSDNGKDDVDVKYAKLLQDEKYRKLMQQRRRKPRSNFVSNSFYIKINEEESTKEEVDEVQRYDLGYEVDTHDLPCKILHNWALYNSNSQFIQLELLPMQPCGDIDVNTFGLGVVDEEDNVIGFGFDDSESSTQSHDPNRLQIFLSHVKEWHIEFGAHMVSMSLRTDNACYKFGKPSNQYAPCFEPVLKKARVGQRILSLVRNETRAAKLSYADILKQLCGLEKNDKAYISSHLLDVEKYVVVHGQILLQFFTQYLDKDIQRCPFVLGLTSKMQDSHHTRWHIKKKKILQKRENMNPRAKMAHVVSKMKAMPATTTRLISRIWGEFYSIYSPEVGDEDSVPKAVEVRMYHPPKQIRGSVGEMEIRWEGEILGETCAGEPLYGQAFVGGVQVAIGGAVILEVDDQDENSAIYLVEYMFERKDHCKFLHGKLLQRGSETVLESAANERELFLTNECLTVQLKDIKRTISFEIRSRPWGHQYRKEDMAADKLDRVREEERKAKDLPIEYYCKSLYSPERGGFFSLPRNDMGLGSGFCSSCKIREDEEERSKVKLNVSMFRFLSNGIEYSLDDFVYVIPEYITKDGSMKGKRRKNFKCGRNIGLKAFIVGQLLDIHVLKEPQKGNTASFQVKVRGFYMPEDISVENAYKSDIQELYYSQDIYVLPREAINGKCEVRKKYDMPLCHELYISDHIFFCELFYDSSNGSFKQLPSSMKLNFSTIKNKNILQEKKQKGVESETDSEMFVKPDVVPEEMRLATLDIFAGCGGMSHGLEKAGVSETKWAIEYEEPAGKAFKQNHPKAKVFVENCNVILRAIMEKCGDLDDCISAEEAMEIKLNENQKSTLPIPGQVDFINGGPPCQGFSLMNRFSSSTWSKVQCEMILAFLSYADYFRPKYFLLENVKNFVTFNKGTTFKLTLASLLEMGYQVRFGILEAGAYGISQPRKRAFIWAGAPNEVLPEWPEPMHVFNNPGFKIPLSRGLHYAAVETTKFGAPFRSITVRDAIGDLPKVEDGESKIYRKYKGVDSSVSWFQKKMRGNMDDLTDHICKGMNELNLIRCKKIPKRPGADWHDLPDENVRLSNGVVKKLIPFGISNKADEHNGFKGLYGRLTWQGNLPTSITDPQPMCFVGMCFHPDQDRIITVRECARSQGFPDSFTFSGRIKDKHRQIGNAVPPPLAYALGRKLKEALHLKSSRQHES, via the exons ATGGAGAAAAAAGCtgggaaacaaaagaagagaagtgttgaATGGAATGACGTCTCTACGACAAAGAGGTCAAAGCGAGCAGCAGCATGTATAGACTTCAAGGAGAAACGGATCCGTATCTCTCAGAAATCTGCAACtgctaaaacaaagaaacatcaGATTGTGGAGGAAGAGATCACGGCGATAAAGTTAACTACTTCTTTAGAGAGCAATGGTGATCAACCTCGTCCAAACCGGAGGTTAACTGAATTCATTTTACATGATTCAAATGGAGTTCCTCAGCCCGTGGAGATGTTGGAGCTTGATGACATTTTTATTGAAGGTGTTATCTTACCTTTAGACGAGGACAACGATAAAGAGAGGGGTGTGAAGTGTCAATCTTTTGGCCGAGTAGAGAACTGGACTATATCTGGTTATGACGATGGTTCCCCGGTGATATGGATCTCAACCGATTTAGCAGATTACGATTGCCTTAAACCTGCTACCAGCTACAAGAAGATGTATAATTATTTCTTCGAGAAAGCTTTTGCTTGTGTGGCTGTGTATAAGAACTTTTCCAAGAATCCGGATACAAGCCTTGATGAGCTACTTGCAGCGGTTGTTGGGTCAATGAACGGACGCGAGATCTTTTCCAGCAGTGCAGCCATCCAAGATTTTGTAAGATACCAAGGAGAATTCATATATAACCAACTTATTGGTTTGGATGAGACAGCCCAGAAACATGAAACAAGCTTTGCTGAGAatcatgttcttgtttctctGAGATGTGAAAGTAGTATACATCAAAAGGGTTTGTCTGATGTGGCTTTGAGGATTGATGAGAGAAAGGGCATGACATCTGATCAATTGGTGGATAGTGATAATGGAAAGGACGACGTTGACGTTAAGTATGCTAAACTACTACAAGATGAAAAGTATAGGAAATTAATGCAGCAGCGGAGACGTAAGCCCAggtcaaattttgtttcaaatagTTTTTACATTAAGATCAATGAAGAAGAGAGCACcaaagaagaagtagatgaGGTTCAACGTTACGACCTTGGCTATGAGGTTGACACACATGACCTACCTTGCAAAATACTTCACAATTGGGCTCTTTATAACTCTAATTCACAGTTTATACAACTAGAGCTACTTCCCATGCAGCCTTGTGGTGATATTGACGTCAACACGTTTGGGTTGGGTGTggtggatgaagaagataatgttATAGGGTTTGGTTTCGATGATTCGGAGAGCTCTACGCAGTCACATGATCCTAATCGGCTGCAAATTTTCCTTAGCCATGTAAAGGAATGGCATATTGAGTTTGGGGCACATATGGTCTCCATGTCATTACGAACAGATAATGCCTG TTATAAATTTGGGAAACCGTCAAATCAGTATGCTCCTTGCTTTGAACCTGTACTGAAAAAAGCAAGGGTTGGACAAAGAATTTTGAGTTTGGTCAGGAATGAGACAAGAGCTGCTAAGCTTTCATATGCAGATATCTTAAAACAACTTTGTGGGTTAGAGAAGAACGATAAAGCTTATATTTCTTCTCATCTCTTGGATGTTGAGAAATATGTGGTTGTCCATGGACAAATTCTGTTGCAGTTTTTTACACAATATCTTGACAAGGATATCCAAAGGTGTCCGTTTGTTCTTGGTCTTACAAGTAAAATGCAGGATAGCCACCACACAAGATGgcacatcaagaagaagaaaattttgcaaaaaagagagaatatgaATCCAAGGGCAAAAATGGCACATGTGGTCTCCAAGATGAAAGCCATGCCAGCAACAACAACTCGGCTTATCAGTAGAATTTGGGGCGAGTTTTACTCCATTTACTCTCCAGAGGTTGGAGACGAGGACTCTGTACCAAAAGCTGTTGAGGTTCGAATGTATCATCCTCCTAAGCAAATTAGAGGTAGTGTTGGGGAAATGGAGATAAGATGGGAAGGTGAGATCCTTGGAGAAACTTGTGCTGGTGAGCCTCTCTATGGACAAGCCTTTGTTGGAGGTGTACAGGTGGCTATTGGTGGTGCTGTCATCTTGGAAGTTGATGATCAAGATGAAAATTCAGCAATCTATTTAGTGGAGTACATGTTCGAGAGGAAAGATCACTGCAAATTTCTCCATGGGAAACTCTTACAAAGAGGATCCGAGACTGTTCTAGAGTCAGCTGCTAACGAGAGGGAACTGTTCTTGACTAATGAATGCCTTACTGTTCAGCTCAAGGATATAAAAAGAACAATCAGTTTCGAGATTCGGTCAAGACCATGGGGGCATCAGTATAGGAAAGAGGACATGGCTGCAGATAAGCTTGACAgggtaagagaagaagaaagaaaagctaaagaTTTGCCAATTGAATACTACTGTAAAAGCTTGTACTCACCTGAGAGAGGAGGATTCTTTAGTCTTCCAAGAAACGATATGGGTCTTGGTTCTGGATTCTGCAGTTCATGTAAGATAAGGGAGGATGAGGAGGAAAGGTCAAAAGTTAAACTCAATGTTTCAATGTTCAGATTTCTCTCCAATGGGATCGAGTACTCTCTAGAcgattttgtttatgttatccCCGAATACATAACGAAAGATGGATCAATGAAGgggaaaagaaggaaaaatttCAAGTGTGGACGAAATATTGGGTTAAAGGCTTTTATAGTCGGCCAGTTACTCGACATTCATGTCCTAAAAGAGCCCCAAAAAGGTAATACAGCTTCCTTTCAAGTTAAAGTGAGGGGGTTTTATATGCCTGAGGACATTTCTGTAGAGAATGCATATAAATCAGACATCCAAGAG CTTTATTATAGCCAAGACATATATGTTCTCCCCCGAGAGGCTATAAATGGAAAATGTGAAGTAAGGAAGAAATATGATATGCCCTTATGCCATGAATTGTATATATCAGACCATATTTTCTTCTGTGAACTTTTCTATGACTCCTCTAATGGTAGTTTCAAGCAG TTGCCTTCCAGTATGAAGCTGAATTTCTCtactattaaaaacaaaaatatcctacaagaaaagaaacaaaaaggagtGGAGAGTGAAACTGACTCTGAGATGTTTGTAAAGCCTGATGTGGTACCTGAAGAGATGCGTCTAGCTACACTAGATATTTTTGCAGGATGTGGTGGCATGTCTCATGGACTAGAAAAGGCTG GTGTATCTGAGACAAAGTGGGCGATCGAGTATGAAGAGCCAGCTGGAAAAgcttttaaacaaaatcatcccaaagcaaaggtttttgttgaaaaCTGCAATGTCATACTTAG GGCTATAATGGAGAAATGTGGAGATCTAGATGATTGTATCTCTGCTGAGGAGGCAATGGAGATTAAACTTAATGAAAACCAGAAAAGTACTCTTCCAATTCCTGGTCAAGTTGATTTCATCAATGGAGGCCCTCCATGCCAA GGATTTTCTCTTATGAACAGGTTTAGTAGCAGCACTTGGAGTAAAGTCCAGTGTGAAATGATCTTAGCATTCTTGTCATACGCTGATTATTTCCGGCCAAAATACTTTCTTCTAGAAAATGTGAAGAACTTTGTGACATTCAACAAAGGAACTACATTTAAGCTTACCCTGGCTTCTCTTCTTGAGATGGGTTACCAG GTAAGATTTGGGATCTTGGAGGCTGGTGCATATGGAATATCCCAACCTCGTAAAAGAGCTTTCATTTGGGCAGGTGCACCTAACGAAGTTCTTCCAGAATGGCCAGAGCCAATGCACGTCTTTAACAATCCCGGTTTTAAGATCCCATTGTCTCGAGGTTTACATTATGCTGCTGTGGAGACTACTAAATTTGGTGCACCTTTCCGCTCAATCACGGTGAGGGACGCGATTGGAGATCTTCCCAAAGTAGAAGACGGAGAATCCAAGATTTATAGAAAG TATAAAGGTGTTGATTCATCAGTCTCATGGTTCCAAAAGAAGATGAGAGGAAACATGGATGATCTTACTGATCATATATGTAAAGGGATGAATGAACTAAACCTCATTCGATGTAAGAAAATCCCAAAGAGGCCAGGTGCTGATTGGCATGACCTGCCCGACGAAAAC GTGAGGTTATCAAATGGGGTCGTGAAAAAATTGATTCCTTTTGGTATATCAAACAAAGCTGATGAACACAACGGTTTTAAGGGACTCTATGGTAGATTGACCTGGCAAGGCAACTTACCCACTTCCATCACCGATCCTCAGCCCATGTGTTTTGTGGGAATGTGCTTCCATCCTGACCAGGACAGAATCATCACTGTCCGTGAATGCGCTCGATCTCAG GGATTTCCGGATAGCTTTACATTTTCAGGGAGGATAAAAGACAAACATAGGCAGATTGGGAATGCAGTCCCTCCACCATTGGCATATGCTCTCGGTCGGAAGCTTAAAGAAGCACTACATCTCAAGTCCTCTCGTCAACACGAATCCTAA